A genome region from Bufo gargarizans isolate SCDJY-AF-19 chromosome 2, ASM1485885v1, whole genome shotgun sequence includes the following:
- the LOC122926379 gene encoding alpha-2Da adrenergic receptor-like, with amino-acid sequence MEVTTLVSGSYNLSGNSSQQEPKSWPYAAWESTLIIIAVGAIILSTVIGNILVVLAVFTSQALRAPQNLFLVSLASADILVGALIIPFSLAKEVMGYWYFGNVWCSMYLALDILFCTSSIVHLCAISIDRYWSVTKAVKYNLKRTPKRIKSMIAIIWLVSAVISFPPLLKTNTHKEWRCNLNDDTWYVLFSSTVSFFLPCIIMIFLYCRIYRVAKHRASTVSNIKNGLSDCNNVPQGMCHHQEYFDEHNPHNNQDADEMDLEESTSSIHKFSEPTHHGPTNTDNHAKVKKLSWSINRGQKRRERSVSISQTRLQQLREKRLTFVLAVVIGGFVICWFPFFFTYSLESVCRGRCGISDALFNFFFWIGYCNSSLNPVIYTVFNRDFRKAFQKLLAHTPKRTM; translated from the coding sequence ATGGAGGTTACAACTTTAGTCTCTGGAAGCTACAATCTTTCGGGAAATAGCAGCCAGCAGGAACCTAAAAGCTGGCCCTATGCAGCATGGGAGAGCACACTTATTATTATTGCTGTGGGGGCTATCATTTTATCCACTGTTATTGGAAATATTTTGGTAGTCTTAGCAGTATTTACTAGTCAAGCTCTTAGGGCCCCACAGAACTTGTTCCTGGTTTCTCTGGCATCAGCAGACATTCTTGTGGGGGCTTTGATCATTCCATTCTCCTTGGCCAAGGAGGTCATGGGCTATTGGTACTTTGGAAATGTCTGGTGTAGCATGTACCTTGCTTTAGACATATTATTCTGTACCTCCTCTATTGTTCATCTGTGTGCCATTAGTATTGACAGGTACTGGTCTGTTACCAAAGCTGTAAAGTACAACCTGAAGCGCACACCCAAAAGAATTAAGAGTATGATTGCAATTATCTGGTTAGTTTCTGCTGTTATCTCTTTCCCACCACTGCTGAAAACAAATACCCATAAAGAATGGAGATGTAATCTTAATGATGACACTTGGTATGTCTTGTTTTCAAGCACTGTATCCTTCTTTCTTCCATGCATCATCATGATATTCCTATACTGCCGGATCTATAGAGTAGCTAAACACAGGGCTTCTACGGTGTCCAACATCAAGAATGGTCTATCTGACTGCAACAATGTTCCAcaaggtatgtgtcaccaccagGAGTACTTTGATGAGCACAACCCTCACAACAACCAGGATGCAGATGAAATGGACCTGGAGGAGAGCACATCTTCAATCCACAAGTTCTCAGAACCAACTCATCATGGCCCCACAAATACTGACAACCATGCAAAAGTGAAAAAGCTTTCATGGAGCATTAACAGAGGACAGAAAAGAAGAGAAAGATCAGTCTCAATCTCTCAAACTCGCCTGCAGCAGCTCAGGGAGAAGAGGTTAACGTTTGTCTTGGCTGTGGTCATTGGAGGCTTTGTTATTTGCTGGTTCCCATTTTTCTTTACATACAGTCTGGAGTCTGTGTGTAGAGGGAGATGTGGCATTTCTGACGCTCTCTTTAACTTTTTCTTTTGGATTGGTTACTGCAATAGCAGCCTTAATCCTGTCATATACACAGTATTTAATAGAGACTTCaggaaagcattccaaaaactCCTTGCACACACTCCTAAAAGGACCATGTGA